From one Catellatospora sp. IY07-71 genomic stretch:
- a CDS encoding ABC transporter permease produces MPVFLAVRELRFARARFALMGAVIALIAVLMVLLSGLSQGLVRDGVSGLQQLPVTSLAFNHGVARDAAFTRSVISLDTVDVWSRRPGVTQAAPFGSALINARSGSGVEIDLALFGVDPGSFLAPQVATGAPLAAPDGIVVSSTAVDAGLRLGDTVTVDRLGTRLTVVGVLAEQHTFGHVDVAYLPLAAWQAIHAGAGPDEPVPDRARREITAVAVRGDGVDLAAGDAAAGTESMTLAESYGASPGYTAETSTLTLIQVFLYLICALVAGAFFTVWTIQRKHELAVLRALGAPTGYLLRDGLAQALVLLLAAAAVGIGAGVGLGSLVGGGVPFALEARAVVLAAALLVGLGLTGAAVAIARIAAVDPATALGGNR; encoded by the coding sequence GTGCCCGTGTTCCTAGCCGTCCGCGAGCTCCGCTTCGCCCGTGCCCGTTTCGCGCTGATGGGAGCGGTCATCGCTCTCATCGCCGTGCTCATGGTCCTCCTCTCCGGCCTGTCCCAGGGCCTGGTCCGCGACGGCGTGTCCGGGCTGCAGCAACTGCCGGTCACCTCACTCGCCTTCAACCACGGCGTCGCACGTGACGCCGCGTTCACTCGCAGCGTCATCAGCCTCGACACGGTGGACGTCTGGTCCCGCCGGCCGGGTGTGACCCAGGCCGCCCCGTTCGGCAGCGCCCTGATCAACGCCCGCAGCGGCTCGGGCGTCGAGATCGACCTCGCGCTGTTCGGGGTCGACCCCGGCTCGTTCCTCGCCCCACAGGTCGCCACCGGGGCACCGCTGGCAGCCCCTGACGGCATCGTGGTCAGCAGCACCGCCGTCGATGCGGGCCTGCGACTGGGTGACACCGTGACCGTGGACCGGCTCGGCACCCGGCTCACCGTCGTCGGCGTGCTGGCCGAACAGCACACCTTCGGCCACGTCGACGTCGCGTATCTGCCGCTGGCCGCATGGCAGGCGATCCACGCGGGCGCCGGGCCGGACGAGCCCGTCCCCGATCGCGCCCGGCGGGAGATCACCGCGGTCGCGGTCCGGGGCGACGGCGTCGATCTGGCTGCAGGCGACGCCGCCGCGGGCACGGAAAGCATGACCCTGGCCGAGTCGTACGGCGCCTCTCCCGGCTACACCGCCGAGACGTCGACGCTGACCCTCATCCAGGTGTTCCTGTACCTGATCTGCGCACTCGTCGCCGGCGCGTTCTTCACCGTCTGGACCATCCAGCGCAAGCACGAACTCGCCGTGCTGCGCGCGCTCGGCGCGCCCACCGGCTACCTGCTGCGCGACGGGCTGGCGCAGGCGCTGGTGCTGCTGCTGGCCGCGGCCGCCGTCGGCATCGGCGCCGGGGTCGGGCTGGGCTCCCTGGTGGGCGGCGGCGTGCCGTTCGCACTGGAGGCGCGAGCCGTGGTGCTGGCCGCCGCACTGCTGGTGGGCCTGGGCCTGACCGGAGCAGCGGTGGCCATCGCCCGCATCGCCGCCGTCGACCCGGCGACCGCACTGGGAGGAAACCGATGA
- a CDS encoding ferritin-like domain-containing protein, with product MNKQAVSENERWLLSYYRASEINGALFFGRVARTVRGPLLVDVTHHFTDEANHANYWTRCLDDMDLTPVPQNRAYQDQYLEAVGMPANVMEVMAITQVFEKRVIGQYGRHQRYAGTHPLAKATIQKIMLDERWHVKYVRDALADLAGKYGAELIDTTLARFTAADDEVYAKTLAEYGQRLEFLGETTEHYHGTETE from the coding sequence GTGAACAAGCAGGCCGTGAGCGAGAACGAGCGCTGGCTGCTCAGCTACTACCGGGCCTCGGAGATCAACGGGGCGCTGTTCTTCGGCCGGGTGGCCCGCACCGTACGCGGCCCGCTGCTGGTGGACGTCACGCACCACTTCACCGACGAGGCCAACCACGCCAACTACTGGACCAGATGCCTGGACGACATGGACCTGACGCCGGTCCCGCAGAACCGCGCCTACCAGGACCAGTACCTGGAGGCGGTCGGCATGCCGGCCAACGTCATGGAGGTCATGGCGATCACCCAGGTCTTCGAGAAGCGGGTCATCGGCCAGTACGGCCGCCACCAGCGCTACGCGGGCACGCATCCGCTGGCGAAGGCGACCATCCAGAAGATCATGCTCGACGAGCGCTGGCACGTGAAGTACGTCCGCGACGCCCTGGCCGACCTGGCCGGCAAGTACGGCGCCGAGCTGATCGACACGACCCTGGCCCGGTTCACCGCCGCCGACGACGAGGTCTACGCCAAGACGCTGGCGGAGTACGGCCAGCGCCTGGAGTTCCTCGGCGAGACCACCGAGCACTACCACGGAACCGAAACGGAGTAA
- a CDS encoding acyl carrier protein produces MQATFAAVAERISVTSGVAVDRLRPETTLKELALDSFLLVEMAVDLQEEFDAIFTQEDLHRVSTVGDLVELLNTTQAADVRARSAANHG; encoded by the coding sequence ATGCAGGCCACCTTCGCGGCCGTCGCCGAGCGGATCAGCGTCACCTCGGGTGTCGCGGTCGACCGGCTGCGCCCCGAGACGACGCTGAAGGAACTCGCTCTCGACAGCTTCCTGCTGGTCGAGATGGCCGTCGACCTGCAGGAGGAGTTCGACGCCATCTTCACCCAGGAGGACCTGCACCGGGTGAGCACCGTCGGTGACCTGGTCGAGCTGCTCAACACCACGCAGGCCGCCGACGTGCGGGCGCGGTCGGCGGCGAACCATGGCTGA
- a CDS encoding MMPL family transporter produces MAERFAHAIRRYRWLLLAAWLVVLTGAGVAALPLAGKLSGGGWYVSGSDSQLAAQALRSGFTGRGESNLVVLVHDERHTAADPQFAERAGRAVRAVLDDERLDAASSYGWLSLTGPGRDAFVGDDRRTVVTLVGLDVDDGTARRVLPGVQGELADRFAAEGLRVSLVSAASLFGEINALSQSSLTEAELIAFPLILVILLWLYRSVVATAVSFVVSMTALGLTFGLLSLLASRFELSIFVQNAATMIGLGVSVDYSLIIISRYAEELRRGRDRFEALVTTLRTSGETVLFSGLIVALSTSALFLVPLNVIGSIALGIVLVVAFAVLSSVLVLPVVLYLLGDRVLKGAVKLPGGRARSLEVSENPWYRLAMRIMRRPVLWLLPPAIALIALAVPGLGMSTFTPDARVVPESSPVRYGYDLMREQFGSGAASPMQVVVTVAGDLTDAHGAALTGLAERLRALPHVERVDSPLDVLRAVDPARPVAALAALDRLPADARQTVEHFVSAERDTVVLEVIPDDHAASPGVIALYDRVRAEVAKLPQDSLRGVVGGETAEGVDANQAISDKLPYVLGIMLLIIYVLLLVTFRSLLLPLKAIVLNLLSVGATFGLLAIVFQHGFGVELLGTVSHGYVQNFVPILLLAILFGLSTDYEVFLLNRVREEWQRTGDDTVSVATGLARTAPLISGAAVLMLAVFGAFTLTGINPIQQLGFGLAVAVALDATLIRLVIVPASMRLMGRWNWWLPGRRPAAPVPSPALPVREDALR; encoded by the coding sequence ATGGCTGAGCGTTTCGCGCACGCGATCCGCCGGTATCGGTGGCTGCTGCTGGCCGCCTGGCTCGTGGTGCTGACCGGGGCCGGGGTCGCCGCGCTGCCGCTGGCCGGCAAGCTCAGCGGCGGCGGCTGGTACGTCTCGGGCTCCGACTCCCAGCTCGCCGCCCAGGCGCTGCGCTCCGGCTTCACCGGCCGGGGCGAGAGCAACCTGGTCGTGCTCGTGCACGACGAGCGGCACACCGCCGCCGACCCGCAGTTCGCCGAGCGCGCCGGGCGGGCGGTGCGGGCGGTCCTGGACGACGAGCGGCTGGACGCGGCCAGCTCGTACGGCTGGCTCAGCCTCACCGGCCCCGGCCGGGACGCGTTCGTCGGCGACGACCGGCGCACCGTGGTCACCCTGGTCGGCCTCGACGTCGACGACGGCACCGCGCGCCGGGTGCTGCCCGGCGTGCAGGGCGAGCTGGCCGACCGGTTCGCCGCCGAAGGGCTGCGGGTGTCGCTGGTCAGCGCCGCGTCGCTGTTCGGCGAGATCAACGCGCTGAGCCAGAGCAGCCTCACCGAGGCGGAGCTGATCGCGTTCCCGCTGATCCTGGTCATCCTGCTGTGGCTGTACCGCAGCGTGGTGGCCACCGCGGTGTCGTTCGTGGTCAGCATGACCGCCCTCGGCCTGACCTTCGGCCTGCTGTCCCTGCTGGCGAGCCGGTTCGAGCTGTCCATCTTCGTGCAGAACGCGGCCACGATGATCGGCCTCGGCGTCAGCGTCGACTACTCCCTGATCATCATCTCCCGGTACGCCGAAGAACTGCGGCGCGGCCGCGACCGCTTCGAGGCGCTGGTCACCACGCTGCGTACCAGCGGCGAGACGGTGCTGTTCTCCGGCCTGATCGTGGCCCTGTCCACGTCCGCGCTGTTCCTGGTGCCGCTCAACGTGATCGGCTCGATCGCGCTGGGCATCGTGCTGGTGGTCGCGTTCGCCGTGCTCAGCAGCGTGCTCGTGCTGCCCGTGGTGCTCTACCTGCTCGGCGACCGGGTGCTCAAGGGCGCGGTCAAGCTGCCCGGCGGCCGGGCCCGCTCGCTGGAGGTGTCCGAGAACCCGTGGTACCGGCTGGCGATGCGGATCATGCGCCGTCCGGTGCTGTGGCTGCTGCCCCCGGCGATCGCGCTCATCGCGCTGGCCGTGCCCGGCCTGGGCATGAGCACGTTCACGCCCGACGCCAGGGTGGTGCCCGAGTCCTCGCCGGTCCGCTACGGCTACGACCTGATGCGTGAGCAGTTCGGCTCCGGCGCCGCCTCACCGATGCAGGTGGTGGTGACCGTCGCGGGCGACCTGACCGACGCGCACGGGGCGGCGCTGACCGGCCTGGCCGAGCGCCTGCGCGCGCTGCCACACGTCGAGCGGGTCGACTCGCCGCTGGACGTGCTGCGCGCGGTGGATCCGGCCCGGCCGGTCGCGGCGCTGGCCGCGCTCGACCGGCTGCCGGCCGACGCCCGCCAGACCGTCGAGCACTTCGTCTCCGCCGAGCGCGACACCGTCGTGCTGGAGGTCATCCCGGACGACCATGCGGCCAGCCCGGGTGTCATCGCGCTCTACGACCGGGTGCGGGCCGAGGTCGCGAAGCTGCCGCAGGACAGCCTGCGCGGCGTCGTCGGCGGCGAGACCGCCGAGGGCGTCGACGCCAACCAGGCCATCAGCGACAAGCTGCCGTACGTCCTGGGCATCATGCTCCTGATCATCTACGTGCTGCTGCTGGTGACGTTCCGGTCGCTGCTGCTGCCGCTGAAGGCGATCGTGCTCAACCTGCTGTCCGTCGGTGCGACGTTCGGCCTGCTCGCGATCGTGTTCCAGCACGGCTTCGGGGTGGAGCTGCTCGGCACGGTCAGCCACGGGTACGTGCAGAACTTCGTGCCGATCCTGCTGCTGGCCATCCTGTTCGGGCTCAGCACCGACTACGAGGTGTTCCTGCTCAACCGGGTCCGGGAGGAGTGGCAGCGCACCGGCGACGACACCGTCAGCGTCGCCACCGGCCTGGCCCGCACCGCGCCGCTGATCTCCGGTGCGGCGGTGCTGATGCTCGCCGTGTTCGGCGCGTTCACCCTCACCGGCATCAACCCGATCCAGCAGCTCGGCTTCGGCCTGGCCGTCGCCGTCGCGCTGGACGCCACCCTGATCCGCCTGGTCATCGTGCCCGCCTCGATGCGCCTGATGGGCCGGTGGAACTGGTGGCTGCCGGGCCGCCGCCCCGCCGCCCCTGTCCCGTCACCCGCTCTGCCCGTACGAGAGGACGCCCTGCGTTGA
- a CDS encoding isoprenylcysteine carboxylmethyltransferase family protein has translation MNEPVLVLLTLNFAFIGILPRIFFRSDGTLNARWWATASPFFVACLFLVGAYFAGWAALAPASWSRWLAVAAVPFSVASVALIWMTLGTHRIPISLWHQENDAPRSIVTYGAYRWIRHPFYASFIFALFAALLYHPHWVTGATFLYGVIALNLTAAREERRLAVSEFGAEYQEYMGRTGRFTPRLGAPVRVA, from the coding sequence TTGAACGAGCCCGTCCTGGTCCTGCTGACCCTGAACTTCGCGTTCATCGGCATCCTGCCGCGGATCTTCTTCCGGTCCGACGGCACGCTCAACGCCCGCTGGTGGGCGACGGCGAGCCCGTTCTTCGTCGCGTGCCTGTTCCTGGTCGGGGCGTACTTCGCCGGCTGGGCCGCGCTGGCGCCCGCGTCGTGGTCGCGGTGGCTCGCGGTGGCCGCGGTGCCGTTCAGCGTCGCGTCGGTGGCCCTGATCTGGATGACGCTCGGCACCCACCGCATCCCGATCTCGCTGTGGCACCAGGAGAACGACGCGCCGCGCAGCATCGTCACCTACGGGGCGTACCGCTGGATCCGGCACCCGTTCTACGCGTCGTTCATCTTCGCGCTGTTCGCCGCGCTGCTCTACCACCCACACTGGGTCACCGGCGCGACGTTCCTCTACGGCGTGATCGCGCTGAACCTCACCGCCGCCCGCGAGGAGCGCCGCCTGGCGGTCTCCGAGTTCGGCGCGGAGTACCAGGAGTACATGGGTCGCACCGGGCGGTTCACGCCGAGGCTCGGCGCACCCGTCAGGGTCGCCTGA
- a CDS encoding SDR family oxidoreductase, translated as MRILITGADGYLGRRAVSALLETTDGEFVLAVRAADAAELAAKRERLDAELGRAAPGRVTVVGADLTRDDALAEVDPRRVTAIVHAAAVTRFSVDRETAQRVNVDGTVRLARFARRCPDLGRFTLLSTLYTAGRHTGDVPERRHEDAGFVNFYEWSKWRAEQHLFDSGLPLSVLRLPTVIAEDDGGTVGQYNAFHNTLKLFYYGLLSLMPGEPSTPLALGTAAFTSAAVAHLVRPEVPAGIYHVTPDPAQTLTLGQLIDLTFDVYERDDNFRRRNLMRPIYCDRQSFDDMVDIARRLKGGPIEQAVASVAPFGTQLYLHKTFRNEALRAAWPGYAAPDPLALADAVCDHLVASRWGRQPVTRQLEGAL; from the coding sequence ATGCGCATCCTGATCACCGGAGCCGACGGCTACCTGGGCCGCCGGGCCGTGTCGGCGCTGCTGGAGACGACCGACGGCGAGTTCGTGCTGGCCGTGCGCGCCGCCGACGCGGCCGAGCTGGCCGCCAAGCGGGAGCGGCTGGACGCCGAGCTCGGCCGCGCGGCGCCGGGCCGGGTCACCGTGGTCGGCGCGGACCTCACCCGCGACGACGCGCTCGCCGAGGTGGACCCGCGCCGGGTGACCGCGATCGTGCACGCCGCGGCCGTCACCCGGTTCAGCGTCGACCGGGAGACCGCGCAGCGGGTCAACGTGGACGGCACGGTGCGGCTGGCCCGGTTCGCCCGGCGCTGCCCGGACCTGGGCCGCTTCACGCTGCTGTCCACGCTGTACACCGCGGGCCGGCACACCGGCGACGTGCCCGAGCGACGCCACGAGGACGCCGGGTTCGTCAACTTCTACGAGTGGTCCAAGTGGCGGGCCGAGCAGCACCTGTTCGACAGCGGGCTGCCGCTGTCGGTGCTGCGGCTGCCCACCGTCATCGCCGAGGACGACGGCGGCACGGTGGGGCAGTACAACGCCTTCCACAACACGCTCAAGCTGTTCTACTACGGCCTGCTGTCGCTGATGCCGGGCGAGCCGTCGACCCCGCTGGCGCTGGGCACCGCGGCGTTCACCAGCGCGGCCGTGGCGCACCTGGTCCGCCCGGAGGTCCCGGCCGGGATCTACCACGTGACCCCCGACCCGGCGCAGACGCTGACCCTGGGGCAGCTCATCGACCTGACGTTCGACGTGTACGAGCGGGACGACAACTTCCGGCGGCGCAACCTGATGCGCCCGATCTACTGCGACCGGCAGAGCTTCGACGACATGGTGGACATCGCCCGGCGGCTCAAGGGCGGCCCGATCGAGCAGGCGGTGGCCTCGGTCGCCCCGTTCGGCACGCAGCTCTACCTGCACAAGACGTTCCGCAACGAGGCGCTGCGCGCGGCCTGGCCGGGCTACGCGGCGCCCGATCCGCTGGCGCTGGCCGACGCGGTCTGCGACCACCTGGTCGCCTCGCGCTGGGGCCGGCAGCCGGTGACCCGTCAGCTGGAGGGCGCGCTGTGA
- a CDS encoding diiron oxygenase codes for MTVTAAARLRDAIASLKETSDRLSRLSQRSYQNPYTAVDWPESVDPETEWFSSPELLSLYGTPVWDTLDERARCRLAFHEAANFYSLNIHGEKGLMQGLAARLYRRDLADVADYLHHFLDEENKHSIFFGGFCTRYARVYPTKQVSFEVKRPRDVEDFLFFARVMIFEEIVDRYNWWQGRDERLHPVARFINNNHHFEEARHLIFGRRLVEAMWRACAPAWDDELIEDVREHLTQFLVTSWREYYNPGVYADAGLADPYDLAEQAWAAPAQREHRRRTSTKLLGHLTSTGILVKEPADAF; via the coding sequence GTGACCGTCACCGCCGCCGCGCGGCTGCGCGATGCCATCGCGTCGCTGAAGGAGACCTCGGACCGGCTCAGCCGGCTGTCGCAGCGCTCCTACCAGAATCCGTACACGGCCGTGGACTGGCCGGAGTCGGTGGACCCGGAGACGGAGTGGTTCAGCTCGCCGGAGCTGCTCAGCCTGTACGGCACGCCGGTCTGGGACACCCTGGACGAGCGGGCGCGCTGCCGGCTGGCGTTCCACGAGGCGGCCAACTTCTACAGCCTCAACATCCACGGCGAGAAGGGCCTCATGCAGGGGCTGGCCGCCCGGCTCTACCGGCGTGACCTCGCCGACGTGGCCGACTACCTGCACCACTTCCTCGACGAGGAGAACAAGCACAGCATCTTCTTCGGCGGCTTCTGCACCCGCTACGCCCGGGTCTACCCGACCAAGCAGGTGTCGTTCGAGGTGAAACGGCCGCGCGACGTGGAGGACTTCCTGTTCTTCGCCCGGGTCATGATCTTCGAGGAGATCGTCGACCGCTACAACTGGTGGCAGGGCCGCGACGAGCGCCTGCACCCGGTCGCCCGCTTCATCAACAACAACCACCACTTCGAGGAGGCGCGGCACCTGATCTTCGGGCGCCGCCTCGTCGAGGCGATGTGGCGGGCCTGCGCCCCCGCCTGGGACGACGAGCTGATCGAGGACGTGCGCGAGCACCTCACCCAGTTCCTCGTCACCAGCTGGCGCGAGTACTACAACCCCGGCGTGTACGCCGACGCCGGGCTGGCCGACCCGTACGACCTGGCCGAGCAGGCCTGGGCCGCGCCCGCGCAGCGCGAGCACCGGCGGCGCACCTCCACCAAGCTGCTCGGTCACCTCACCTCCACCGGAATCCTGGTCAAGGAGCCTGCCGATGCATTCTGA
- a CDS encoding 3-oxoacyl-[acyl-carrier-protein] synthase III C-terminal domain-containing protein, producing MSNVYVSDFVYALGSRKTHVTESEAAGRLLSSAEDLESAGFAWHHLCEPGESAYGLAEAVTQQLAETGRLTGIDAIVYATCLPLNGNAGDPAEFARTRDVKHLMDFPASRLQAAFGLTDAVVLGLNQQACTAMPGSVRLAGALLAAEPSWRKVLCVTADRFPDGAIYEQAYNLISDGGAACLVGREPEGFRLVSAHQITNGALGQATDDETVGSYFSFTHRLFRESLDRAGLTVADVDWVVTQNTNDKAWQILARLLGVPLDRVWFPSMPDAGHIISADNIVNLAQLIASGQLRPGQRVVLMMAGFGLNWQSLILEAV from the coding sequence ATGTCCAACGTGTACGTGAGCGACTTCGTGTACGCGCTCGGCTCCCGCAAGACACACGTCACCGAGTCCGAGGCGGCCGGACGGCTGCTGTCGTCGGCCGAGGACCTGGAGTCGGCGGGCTTCGCCTGGCACCACCTGTGCGAGCCGGGGGAGTCCGCGTACGGCCTCGCCGAGGCGGTCACCCAGCAGCTGGCCGAGACCGGCCGGCTGACCGGGATCGACGCCATCGTCTACGCCACCTGCCTGCCGCTCAACGGCAACGCCGGCGACCCGGCCGAGTTCGCCCGCACCCGCGACGTGAAGCACCTGATGGACTTCCCGGCCAGCCGCCTGCAGGCCGCCTTCGGCCTCACCGACGCGGTGGTGCTGGGCCTGAACCAGCAGGCGTGCACGGCGATGCCGGGTTCGGTGCGCCTGGCGGGCGCGCTGCTGGCCGCCGAGCCGAGCTGGCGCAAGGTGCTGTGCGTGACGGCCGACCGCTTCCCGGACGGCGCGATCTACGAGCAGGCGTACAACCTGATCTCCGACGGCGGCGCGGCCTGCCTGGTGGGCCGCGAGCCGGAGGGCTTCCGGCTGGTGAGCGCGCACCAGATCACCAACGGCGCGCTGGGCCAGGCCACCGACGACGAGACCGTCGGCTCCTACTTCTCCTTCACCCACCGGCTGTTCCGGGAGTCGCTGGACCGGGCCGGGCTCACCGTCGCCGACGTGGACTGGGTGGTCACCCAGAACACCAACGACAAGGCCTGGCAGATCCTCGCCCGGCTGCTCGGCGTGCCGCTCGACCGGGTGTGGTTCCCGTCCATGCCCGACGCCGGGCACATCATCTCGGCCGACAACATCGTCAACCTGGCGCAGCTGATCGCGTCCGGGCAGCTGCGGCCAGGCCAGCGGGTGGTGCTGATGATGGCCGGCTTCGGGCTGAACTGGCAGAGCCTGATCCTGGAGGCGGTGTGA